A single window of Halotalea alkalilenta DNA harbors:
- the nthA gene encoding nitrile hydratase subunit alpha, whose translation MNHEHDHDHTEPPEEIELRVKALESLLLEKGLVDPAALEALIDTYEHKIGPRNGARVVAKAWADPLYKRRLLENATAAIAELGVSGVQGEDMLVVENTADIHNVTVCTLCSCYPWPTLGLPPIWYKSAPYRSRIVIDPRSVLAEFGLTIAADKEVRVWDSSAELRYLVLPERPAGTDGWSEEQLAELVTRDSMIGTGLAKSPDDAP comes from the coding sequence ATGAACCATGAACACGACCATGACCACACCGAGCCGCCGGAAGAGATCGAGCTGCGCGTCAAGGCGTTGGAATCTCTCCTGCTCGAGAAGGGGCTGGTCGATCCCGCTGCCCTAGAGGCATTGATCGACACCTATGAACACAAGATCGGCCCGCGCAACGGTGCGCGGGTGGTCGCCAAGGCCTGGGCCGATCCGCTTTACAAGCGCCGGCTGCTGGAGAATGCCACCGCGGCCATCGCCGAACTGGGCGTCTCCGGCGTTCAGGGGGAGGACATGCTGGTGGTGGAGAACACCGCCGATATCCACAATGTGACGGTCTGCACACTGTGTTCCTGCTACCCCTGGCCAACCCTCGGGCTGCCACCGATCTGGTACAAGTCGGCACCTTATCGCTCGCGCATCGTGATCGATCCGCGCAGCGTGCTGGCAGAATTCGGCCTGACCATTGCCGCGGACAAGGAGGTCCGCGTCTGGGACAGCAGCGCCGAGCTGCGCTATCTGGTGCTACCCGAAAGACCCGCGGGAACCGATGGATGGAGCGAGGAGCAACTGGCCGAGCTGGTCACGCGGGACTCGATGATCGGAACGGGACTGGCCAAGTCTCCGGATGATGCGCCATAG